The Bacteroidia bacterium genomic interval TATCGGCTAGGGATGTGCTATCTTCGAATTGAATTTGATCTATTTTGGCCTGTTGTATCAAAAGGCCTAAATATATTTTGAATATATCTGGATTAGTAAGAACCAAATTCGTGATCGAATCCTGTACCCAATATCCGTGTTTCTTGATTAACTCAGTCTTAGGTTCCCTTATTGATTCAGAGATTAATCTGACTGTAGCTAATCCTCCAGCGACATCTTTCGGGAATGGTTTTAAATATTCTTTGGTCAGACTTTGAATGATTTCTCCCGGATGTTGTTCATTTTTGATTCCAATGGCTATATCCGCAGCAAAAATAACAGCAGCCTTATGACTTGTATCCGAAAAAAGCCGGGAATTATCTTTAATGATTAGCTCTTTAAAGTTCTCGGGTAATGAATTTAGATCGGATTGGAATTGTCCTTTAAGCATAGGAATATGTCGATGGAAGAAAAAAATATCATCTCCGATCATTTCCAGGCCTTTGTGTGTGGCGGGTAAAAGGCTCCTGAATTCTGGATTATTTTTACTTGATATCGCCCGTTTAAAATTATCGAAATATCGAATGGCTAATTCTTCCTTGCTTCGATTAATGAGGAAAGTAACCAGGCTGTCAATCAATTGAGTTGTATTCAGGCCTCCTACACTTCCTTCAGAAATAGAAAGAAAATTATTTTGAATTTCCCCTATCCTTACGCATGCCTCCTTTGGGAAATTAATTCCTTTCAGCATTGAATTTTTACTCAATTCAGTGGAATCCTTTATTTTATACTTCGTTAAAAATGCTTTGACTTTGCAAGGCATATCTTTTTGGACGTGGAGCGCAATAGCATCATAGACGATAGATGAATTTTGTTCGACTTCACTAGAAGCAGCTTCAGGAGTACTTTCTGCGACAATTTGAATACTGAGTACATTTTTTGTTGGCTTACAAGTGATTTTTATCTCGAGTCCAAACTTACGAGCCTCTATAAAAGACCCACTTAAAACAATCGTATCCCCTGCCTCATATATTTTCGATTCACCCTTAGAAAAAGAAAACTCTTTTTTTGCACTAAATCCGATTAAGCTTATAATATCTCCTTTCTCTGCTTTAAGAGGTGTCTTGGGGGATGTATTTACATTCCATTCATGAACCTTTTGTGCAAAAGAAGTAGTAGGTCCCAATAGGGAAAAAAGGAATAATAGGCTAACTGTTAGATATCTTTTCATAACTATGAATTGTTTTCTTCAATAATTGCGAGATTTAAATCCCTGAGTATTCTATGCATGGGTAAGACAAAACTGATACTGCTGCCATCCGCTTCATTCAGGCACCCTACAATTATTCCCAGCGTTTTTTCCAGCTTGTCTGGACCTACGAAACAATTGACCAGAGAGCCAGAATCTCCTGACTGTGTCAGGGGCCCATCATCGGAACCCAAGCTTATTAAATTGTACAGGGTATAAGCTTTTTTTGAATATTTGTGGCTAAATGGATAATCAACATCAATATTTTGAATATAAGCGTCTTTGAAGTAGTCTTTACGCTTATAAATCCTTACAGGAGTTTGGTTTAATTGATCGTTGATATCGGGCACATGTACTTCTTGTATGGTCCTGAATAAATGCTCGGTCTTTTTAGTAATTTCTATGATACCTGCATCCATAGTATTTGACCAAATCACTTTCTTTATCTTACCTAAACTATGATCCTGTTCTCCATTAAAAACCAGCGAGGCTCCGGTTTTACTCAAAACATGCCCACAAGAGAGGATGCATTTATTCGGTGAGTCAAGATTCAACAATTTGCCTGCTATTGTTCCTGTGATTGTCCTTCCTAATTGTGTTTGTTGAACTTCGTCGATATGGTTGCGCCCTTGAAATTCTGCATATTCCCGTTCCTTTTTAATCACTTCAACTTTTTGATTGGATTTTTTCCTTTTAAATTCATCTGGAATTTCCTTCAATTCGAAGCCTTTGAAATGGGAGACTTCGATTACGTACTTTATGGCTTTGTTCTCCTTTTTTATAAGAACTTTGTTTACGGCTATTACTCCCTCCAATGCCAGCCATTTATCGCGGTTTTTCGCCAGAACCAAATCAACCGGATTTAGGCTTAAGACTCTTTTGCCTTGATTTTTATTTTTTACCGTCTTTGCTTCTGCTATCCTTTCTGTAGCTTTTTTCTCCTTTTCCTCTGGTTTTTTCCCCGCTCCTCTTAATGCAACAAGTTTTGTCAGTAAATCGAACCAAAAGGGAGCCCCAAGACAAAGAGCAAGAGCTGTGATGACAAAGCCCCAAAAGGGCGTTTTGGCAGGATTGAGTTGAGCTAGGATGTGCCGTAGTTTTCCCCCAAACCCAGTGGAGCTTTCCCCTTTCAGTTCAAACTTTTCTGACGAAATCTTTTGAAGCGCATCTATCCTGACGTAAGAACTATTTGCAAGCGTATTGATGCGTATCATAGCTCTTTGGTGATCCTGATTTACGCTTCTTTTAAGCGCTAGCAATTCCTGAATCTCTTCTATCTCTAAGCCTTCCAGATGCAGTTCATTATCCAGGCTATCAGTAAGTTTTTGTGCTTTCATGGCCTTTTTGACCTGTGTATTTAGCTTTTCCCACAGTTCATCTTTTTGCTTAAAACTTGTGCTTTTAGTTTCCAGGGGGAATTCATGCCCCAATCCTAACAGAATATCTGTGTTTTCTACTTCCTTGCTTATTTCATTTATGGCTCTGTATAATTGATCTTCTACATATTGACTATCCAAACGACTGATCATCTCGCTCATTTTGGAATCCTTATCTGCCGCTGCAGTTGCAAGTTCAACTATTTGTTCGCGGGCAGTATGGTCCTTGGAAAGTACTTTGACAATTTTAAAACTATCTACATTCAGGATGGCGGCAATTAATATACCCACCCAAAAAATGAGCATTCTCATTTTTCGCTTATACCAACCATTTACCCGATCCATCATTTCTTCATACCATAGCTCAAGCTTTTGGATAAATAGACCCATATCGTCATCTGCATCCTCCAGCAAGGAACAAACTTGCTGACAAGTATTAGGATCAAAATGAAGCGCATTATTTTGAACACTAAATTTTATCTTTCCCCAGTCGTGTATGCCTCTACCTTTTTCACGCAGCATATGGATCAAGGTAGCGCTGAAGGTTTGGGAGGATATATAACTGGGTTTACTTTTCTTGAACAGAAAAATATGGTTAAAGAAATTTACTTTGGTCCCCTGGGAGAGGTAGCGGATTGATGCCTGATTATAAAATTCTCGTGCCTTGCTTTCATGAAATCCCTTAGGGGACAATAGGAAGAAATGTCGAAGTTTGCGCACAAATCCCTCTGGTATGTTTGAAGTTTCCTGATCTTTAAGATCGGTCAACATATTCGTAATGCCCTGTTTTAATATTCTGGCACGAAATCCCATCCAGGTGGAAAGCATTTCTACAATTAAGGACATGAAAATGCTGTAGATGAGGTAGATGAATACCAGACCTAAGGCTAATTCTAGAATGTTTGTGTTCATCTTGAGGATATGCTTTTTGAAAGTCCGGGGTCCCTAAACCCCGGATCGTTGACTGTATCAGTATAAGAAATAAGGAGTACTGGACAGTTCTTTACCATATTTCCAGGTGTATTCGATTTCTTATTTCCTGGACTCAAGATTCCAATTATTTATCTTTTAAACTGAGGGATTTGGTGGAGGGGATTTTTCGAGCCGTGAAGGACTGATATGAGGCAAGGAAACTAGAGAATAGGTATCCGTAGTTCCACCTGAGTTCCCCTGGCTTCATTTTCCTGAGTATATAAATCAATGATTTTCAGGCTGGAGGCTTTGCCTGTTTTTTCTGTAAGTAAGTCTAATCGTTTTTGAGTGATTTCCAGGGCTTTGGAGGTATGATTTTTATTCTTTCCCGCAGACATTTTCCTACCTACTCCATTATCACTTATTGTACAAACCAGGCTGTCTGATTCCTGATAAAACACGATCAAAATTTCGCCTTTTTCTTTTTTCAATGCCAAGCCATGAATTATAGCATTTTCGACAAAAGCCTGAAGGATCATGGTAGGAACGAGGGTTTCATCCCAATCCAATCCTTCTTCTATTTCAAATCGATAGGTAAATGCTCCTTCAAATCTAATAGCCTCTATAGCCATATATTCTTCCAGCAATTTCTTTTCCTCTCTTAAGCTGATATATTGATTTTTTGCCAGTTCGAGCACCTTCCTGCTTAGGGCACTAACTTTCATCAGGAGTTTATCAGCACTTTTTACATTTTTGTCCCATATATAGCTACGAATAGAGTTCAGGCTATTGAAGATAAAGTGTGGATTCATCTGGACCCGTAAAATAGTGGTTTCCAATTCTGCGAGTTTTTGCTGCTTACGGATATGGGCAATTCGATTTCTGTAAAGTGCATAGAGCCCCGCCAATGCAAAGACTAAGAGGATAAAATAATAGAGGCTTGTTTCGGTGAAATAAGGCCTGAGACGTAGGCCCATACGCAGGGGTTCATTTGACCATTTACCTTCTGAATTGCTGGCATATAGTTCTAAGGTGTAGTTTCCTGGATCAAGATCAAAATATCGCACAAAAGGATCATCGCCTTGGTTTAATATCTGCTTGGATTCATCTCTGAGTACATAATAAAATTGACAAGCCTTCGGATTTCCATACTCCATCGCTGAGAAATAAAGGTTTATGCTGCGTTTATCTGGGGGAAGAACCAATCGTTTAATTTCTCTTCCTTCATATTGAGTGCTCTCATAAAACAGCCCTTCCCTTACCAGATCTCCATTGATTTCAATTTTGGTGATGGTAGGCCGGGCTAAAACAGAGTGTTCATTGATTTCACGGGGATCAAAAAGACTATATCCATTGGTTCCTCCAAAAAGGAGTTTTTGATCTTTTGTTTTACTGTAAGCATAAAAGTTGAACTCTGTTTCCTGTAAACCATCACTTTTATCAAATATTCGGAAATGATTAAAAGGCTCCTCTTGAGTCTGATTTGGAAGTATGTTGGGATTGTAGATGAGAAGACCATTGTTCGTACTGATCCACATTCGGTTATTACTGTCAAACTGCATCCCATTGACTGTTAAAAATCTCTGGTTGAAAAAATCATCCTTTTTCAAATCGAACTCATTCCCCTGTTTTTCAATCCAATAGAGCCCTTGCGAACTGCCTAGCCAAATACGTTTTTTGTCAGGACTTTCGGCCATACAGTAAACGAGGGGACCAAATGGGAGAAATGCTTTGAGATGCAGGTTTTCGTTGTTTTTAGTATAGATTTCAATTCCTGATCGATATTTTGAGGTATAAAGATTCGCGTCCTGATCTTCATAAATCACGGTGAAATCACCAGATTTCCCCTTATCTAAGTCTGCTTTTTCTAATCTGTATGATTCCTCTTTTAATTCGAATATTCCATCTCCGAAAGATGAAACGAGAATCCTACCGGACTTAAGTTCTTTTATGTAGGTAGCTACAATTTTGTGTTGATTGTATGCATTGGATCTTGGTACAGCCTGGAAATTTTTTTGACTTGGCCTTAAAACAAAAAGGCCTAAATTGCTGCAAACCCACATTCTGGATTTACTATCCTGAAAGATATAATAGAGTTCTTTTTTATCCAGGATTTTATCATTTTGAAATTTCGTCCAGGCGGGTCTTACTATTTTTCCATGTTGATCAGTAATAATCAGGGAAGTGTTTGTAATGGACCAGATATTCCCCTCTGGTCCTTCGCTGAGAGACTTAACGTTTTTTTGTGAGTTGTCAAGGCTTTTTTGTAAGAAACTAGGGAATCGTTTTTTTTCTAAATTACAATAGAAAATTCCTTCAGAATTTGTTGCGATCCATAAAGTATTGTCTGGGTCCAGATACATTCTCCTAATAGAACTATTGAAAGGCATCACTAGACCATTCTGAATAGAATAGATGGTTTTGGTATATGCTTTAGATTTCAGGTTAAATAAAAAAAGGCCTTGTTGGGCAGTTCCTATCAGCAAATGATCTCTATCATAAGGTATAATGCCCCGAATAGCCTTGATAGTATCTGCTTGAAAATCAGTAAAGCATTCGAATTCATCTCTATCTTTAGTAGTAAGGACCAATCCCTGATCTGTGCCAACCCACAAGTTCCCATTATCTCGGTGATGAAATGCAAATGCATTGTGTGCGGGATGTTTTTTTATCAATTTTGCAGAATAATCTCCTCGAGGATTCATTTTGTATTCACGAATTTCCCATCCTCCTTTTCGGGGTAAGTATAAATGATATACTTCTAAATCCCGTGAGAATTTTATATGTATACCATCTAAATCGAAATTTGGTATTTGATCTATATATATATAAGCCGAATCTGGTTTTCGAGAGTTTATAGCAACTAAATCAAACCTGCTAATTGAACTGTCTGCTGGAATTAAAGCCCATAAAGAACTTCTCACTGGATCGAAATGCACAATATGCACATCGTTTATTTCCTTCCCTTTTCTATCTCTTACAGCAATTCTATTAAACTGTTTTGAATCATGAGAATAATAGTGAATCTTTTGGGAGGTGCTAAACCAAATATTTCCCTCATTATCTTCAAAAAAACCACTTTGCACTACAGGATCAAAAAGCTGTCTATTGTCTGTACTATCTGGTAAATACTGCATGACTTCCTTACCATCATATCGATTTAAGCCATTGATAGAACTTACCCAGAGAAAATGATGGGAATCTTTTCGGATGACATGTGTATAGGTATTGGAAGTTAATCCTTCTTGGGTCGAAAGCTGATGTAAATACAGGATTTCCGCTTGGCTGTATAAGTTCTGCCAGGGAAATAAAAACCAACTCCCAAAGCATATGCTTAAAAATAAACAGGGCAATCGCATGAAAAACTATTTTGTAGGAATTACAGATTGTCTACAAAATAGCATTCATTTGATAATAGGTATAAAAAAAATTAGCTTAGTCGCCCTTCTTCTACCTCATTTTGCCTCATACCCAAACCTTCTAAAAAAGGAATCGAAGGAGCATAGAAATATTCACCACCTTTTAGTTTAATGATTCCTTCAAAACTATAAGGAACTTCCTTTACCTCTTTTGTATTCCAGTCTAGAATCCATTTATATGGATACAATTCTCCTTCTTCAAAAGGACGGCCTATTATGGGATCATAGCCAGTTTTTTCTTGTTCAAAATCTGGATCATTAGACCACTTTATTTTCATCTCTTTAAACTGGGTGGAAACATTTGCTTGATATCCCATGAATAAAAGTCCTACCTTCTCCTCTCCTTTATGATTAATTTCTTTATAAGGTATCCCTCGGCGAGCTATCCGCATATTGAATTTTTTCCCCTCTTTATATTCGGTTCCATTTTGAGTTATCTGTGCTTTGCTACGTGGATTGGTTTTTCTAATATGAGAGAAATAAGGACAACGGGAATCCCCATCAAATCCATCTCTATCCTCGACAGGTTTATATTTATTGAAGTTCTTGATTTTTAAAATGGATTCAATATGTTGATTTTGATGATCCATAATTGGATGATCATATAATTCAAGAGGAGTTCCATCTCTGAATCTGCCGAAGATCTGAGCCTCAACGAATGCTTTCTTTTCCTCAAATCCTTTCTGATACTTCTTAAGTCCAAATATCTTGTAAGTAAGATCTTCTACCATCCATTCAAACCGGGCAACATCTTGCTCCAATTTTCTAAATACCATATAGCTGCCTAAATGATCATCTAAAACAATCTCTCGGCTCTTTTCTAGAAGTTCCTTTCCATTTTTTTCCCAAAAGGGAATTTTGCTGAGACCATCCCGAAATCCAAAAGGTTCCCGAGCGTCCCTCCTATTTCCATTGTGGTAAATCATCCTACCTCTTTCTGCAAATAAGAATTTGACAGAACATTTCCGGCCCCAATAATTTGTAATTTTCATAGCTTCTTCCTCCAATTTGCTAGAGTCATCACCCGCTAGCTGGATCAACATGTCAACCTTTTTTTCTCTTCTCCAGGCGTACTTTAACCAGGGGTTTTTACTTTTGGAGCCTGGAATATGGTCATTGACAGCAGTTTTATTGCCGCTACTTGACATCCCTTTCAGGAAGGTTTTATCATCTGGAAACTTGTCAATTAGACGATTATTCTTCGTTTTTTTGAATCCCAAACCTGATAAATATAGAAAGTAGACATTTGGCTTTGATTTTAAAAATTTATCAATATGCTCCAGGTCAAAAACCTTCTTTTTTCTTTCTTTTCCATAATCCAGTCTCTCACTTAAAATTTGTTTGGCTGAAGTTATTTTTTGTGAAAATTCGGATATTGTATTCTGGATATTGGATTTTTCATCTTTACTTAAATTATCACCAAAATGGAAAAAGAGGCAAATAACAAATTCTCTCTTATGAGATTCAAAGATATTTCCTTGTACCTGGTTTAGGATATCCAAAGTATCCAAGCCTTCCAAGTAAGGTTTTTCAATAGGTCTGACGTTTCGATTCAAACCTGATTCTTGAGCTTTTTCGTAGGCCATAATTAATTTATTCTTCGTCTCCTTCGTCTTCTTCAACTAATTCTAATTCAAATTTTGTTTCGGGTCTTTGGAAAGGAGTACATAGAGCAGCCAATAAAACAACTCTTCCGTCCTCTCCATCAAGAATATCAGTCGGATTTCCAGCATCATCATCATCTTCTACGGCAGCGAATATGTACGAAGGACCTTTAAACACATGTCCATGTCCATTGATATCCAATTCGCAGGCTTTGATCATACCACCAATAGTAGCAACTGTTTGAAAGTTATCTCCACTTGTGAAAACTTTCCCTTCCAATACTTCCTCGACATTTGGCTTATGAAAATACCTAGCCAAATGAGCTTTAATAGAATTCGTGTATTTAATCGTTCCGTGTTTTCCTTTTTTTACGATTTTAATTGTAGCCATAATAAAGACAGTATAGTTAATGGGTGAATTACATGTTTGCTTTACTAAGCCTTGGATAAGATGATCAATCTATCGTGAAAGGAATCTTAACCTAAGACATGGAGTTTGTGCTAATTAGAGCCTACGTATTTGAGAACAAAATTCTTCTGTTTTCATCTGTAATTTGACTTTGATCAACACTCAGTATTCTCGAGCTCTAGATAAAAATTATTGTTTTAATCAGATTATATAAAACAAGGAAATTGAGTCCTCTTGCAGGGAAAGATATCTTTCAAGCAGGGAGGCAAATCCGAAACTCCTAAATCTCCGCCATAGCTCTATAAAACTCATCTAAATAACTTCTGGCAAGATCAACCCTGCTACCATCTTTCAATATTACCTGCTGTTCACTTTTGTTGTACTTTTTGACAAATCGAAGATTGATCATGTTTGAACGATGAATCTTTAGAAATTCTGGATAGATTTCAAGCTTGTTTACATAATGCCCTAAATTCCGGGTTGATATTATTGCTTTGCTTTCTCCATTAATAAATATTAGGGTATAAGAATCATCCGCTTTAAAGTGCTTTATATGTTCTATTTCATAGTATAAATCCTCCGAAATTACAGATACTTTCAATTTGCTTGGGAGCTTTTTATTGATCATGACATCCCGAAATACCTGTATTTGTTCCTCGGTGATTCGTTTCTGCTTTCTTTTAAGTGCATGTTCAATTGTTTTTGACAGATCTTCGCTATTTATGGGTTTTAATAGGAAATCAAGGTCTCCAAATCGGATGGCAGTCAAAGCATATTTATTGTGAGCCGTGATAAAAACTACCTGAAAGTCTGTCTGCTTGATTTTAGATAAAAGCTCATAGCCCAAACCATCTGGCAGTTCAATGTCTAGAAATAAGAGCTCGGGCTTATATTTCACAAACAATTCGATTCCTTCCTGCAAATTGTATGCTGAGGCCACTATTTCAATCTCTGGATGCTCTTCTGCTAATAAGTGTTTGAGAATCTTATGACTCGAAGGATCATCATCTACGATCAAGGTCTTCATAGACTGTTCTGTTAAGGGGAATTTGATGTAAAATAAAAATACAAATGCATGCAATATTTAGCAAATAGGAATGTCGAAATAATTGGGTATGAATCATACATGTTTTATACAACAGGAGTATTTTTATGGACCTTTAGGTTTATTTTTTTGCCCCGCATTGAGAAATATCAGTGCGGGGCATTCCTTTTCTCATTCCTAATGGCCTTACTTCCGCTTTACTTCAAAGTAAAAAGGAAGAAATGCTAAATAAAAACATTGGAATCTGGCTCGATAGTGATAAGGCTTACATCTTTAGCTTTTATCAGGGAAAAGAAGAATTAGAGATCATCTATTCTCAAGTTGAACACTTTCAGGTGCAGGGGGGCTATGGCTCCGGTACGACTTATAAACCGCAGGAGGCTGTCTCTGAAAGCAAATACCTACACAGGAAGAAAGCTCAGCTCAAGGATTTTTATTCACGGATAAAAATGCGCCTGAAAGGAGCAGAAGCCATAGCCATTTATGGGCCAGCAGAAGCCAAACTCGGTTTGAAGAAAAGCATCATGAGTTGTCAGGAACTAAAAGATAAGATCGTAGCCTTCAAAAGCTCCGGAAATATGACCGACAACCAAAAGCGGGCGCTGATGCGAGACTTTTTTCAAAAAGAATACCTAAACCGCAAGCTTAGTAGCAATTCTCAATAAAGGAAATACGATCCTTTACCTCTATGGAATCAATTTTTAACTAAATATAATTATCAACATGAGCTTATTAGTCAATAAGAAGGGGGATGGGTTCATGAGGCCATTTGGATCTCTCATCTCAGACCTGTTCGACGATAATAGTTTTTGGGAAAAGAATTTCATTCGTGGAGTTTCTTTCCCAGCCGTAAATGTCAGGGAGACAAATGAGAATTTTGAAATTGAAATGGCCATACCCGGTTTGCGAAAAGAGGATATGGATATCAAAATTGAAAATGGGATGTTGACTATTTCCTCTGAGAAAAAATCAGAGCGGGAGGAAAAGGAGGAGAATTTCACCCGCAAAGAATTCAATTATTCCTCTTTTCTGAGATCATTTAGTCTACCGGAAAATGTGGATCAGGAAGATATCAACGCATCTTATGCAGAAGGAATTTTGACAGTGGTCCTGGCCAAGAAAGAGGATTCCCTTCAACCACCACCCAAATATATTTCTATCGATTAGCATCTCTCCAATGCTAAGTCCGACCGACAGGGCCAGCCATCCCATAAGCTGGCCCATTTTCTTTATCTTATTTATATGGAAAACATCAAACAACAACACGAAAATATTCATGGCAATCGTGGCCGTCTGGGGAAGATGCAGGAGTATTTAGGCGAATTTGTATATGGAGGCATAGATGGTGCAATCACTACCTTCGCGGTTGTGGCAGGTGCCGCTGGGGCGTCCTTTGATCATACAGTTATTATTATACTGGGACTGGCTAATCTGATCGCAGATGGCTTTTCTATGTCTGTGGGAGCTTATCTGGCCCAGAAATCAGAGAGTGATTCATACAATAAGCACCGTAAAATAGAGCTCTGGGAAATTGATAAGTGGCCGGAATTGGAAAAAGATGAGATAAGGGAAATCTATCGGGAGAAAGGATTTCAGGGGAAACTTTTAGAAGAAGTTGTGGAGGTGATAGCCAAAGATAAAGAAGTGTGGGCAGACGAAATGATGCAAGGAGAACATCAGATGTTGCCCGATGGGAAATCTGCTATTTGGGTAGGAGTAGCAACCTTCATTTCTTTTGCCATCATGGGTTTTATACCCCTGATGGTGTATGTACTGCCTTTTATGCAAACCGAAGAGCCTCTTTTGCTTGCGACTATACTCACCTTGACAGCTTTTGTTTTTATCGGATATTTGAAAAGTTATGTGACGCAGACCTCTGCAATCAGGGGAGTATTGGAAACCCTTTTGCTGGGAGCAATCGCTGCGAGTCTGGCATATTTTGCAGGGACGGTATTGGAGGGGATGATTGGGTGAAACTACTTTTTTCTGTAGAAATCCAAGGTATCTGGGTCTTCATTAAATACCATACGGAGTTCGTTCTTAGACAGGAAGATTGTTTCTACCTCAAGGTTCTCCTCCATATCTGTTGGATCGGTGAGAATCAAGTATTTGTTATCTGCCAGCTTTTCTATTGAGTACTCCAGCGTATTCGACTCATCCATTGAATACCACCTATATGTCTGCAGAGAATACAAGTATTTATCAACGCTTATCGTATAGGTGTCATTTCCCTCTACTGGGGGAATATTTATTCCTGAGTCTAAACTTTGGTGTACGAAATTTTCTTTTACGCAATGTTCCCAAACCCCAACAAGTGGATCGGGTTTGGAACAAGCAGATAAGGCAAAGAAAAGAATCAGAAAGGTTCTCATGGATAAAGGATATGCGATCATATGTGCTTATCCCAATGTAATGAATTTTCCTCAATTCACTTCCTTCTCCGGAGCCTTCAAAGCCGGCAAATCTTTACTTCTATAAAGCTCATTGAAGGCCTTTACATCCTTATCCATAATTTCCTCAAGTACTGCTTTATGTTTTGTCCAGGCAGCATCCAAATCTTCAAATCTTGTTCTATAAGATTCCGGTACGCTGGGATCATAGGTGTCCAGGCTACTTTTTATCAGGAAAAATTCAGCGTTCATACCTGCAGGCCAATTGAGGGCATCCTGAAAGCCGCTCTGTCTCAATTCAATTACCGTAGATTGCCAATCGCCGATCTTATTTCCTAATTTTTCCCCGGCTTCTTTCAAGTCTTCCGCACCTTCTGTAGTTCCTACTTGTTTTAGGATTGATTTGATTTTAGCATTCATCTCCATGGTCGAATTGATAGAATTATGGAGTTCATTGATGCGGCCTTCTATGTTTTCGATCAGGCTTTGCTGAGCATCCCAGGCTTGTTTGGAAACCCTAATGTCCGGAGGATCAAGAATCACAATATCAACAGTAGAAGATTCCTCTCCATAAGTCATACGTGCTTTGTAATTGCCGGGAGCAACTCTATGTCCCCGATAATCAGCTCCCAATACAAAGGTATTGGGAATTTTTTGAAGTCCATCTGTTCGGAAATCCCATACAAATCGATTGAGTCCGGGCTTCATAGGAAGCATAGCACTTTGTTGCAAAGGTAAATTCCCTCTTCCACCGGCCAGCATGATGGGTATTTCTTCCTGCGTTCCCTTGATCGAACGGATCACATCTCCTGCTTCATTGAGGATTTCCAGTTTGAGTTCTCTATCATCCAGTTTGTCGAGGTAGTAAACCAAAGGCACTCCTTCAGGAGGATTTTCCCCAACCGCATGCTCCGTAATCAAATAAAAGGGAGGAGCATTGAATATGCGATAGTGAGATTTGGGCTCATACAGTTTCATGGACATTCCTCCGAATTTCCCTTTACTCTGCTGAAAAACGGAAAGATCATCCAAGACCCAGAAAGAACGACCTGCTGTAGAAGCGGCTAAATCATTGTCTCGAATGATGAGGTCCGTAATCGGAACAACGGGCAAATTGAGTTGAAGCCTGTCAAAGTTTTTTCCTCCATCAACGGAAATATAGAAGCCTCTTTCTGCCCCTGCATACAGGATGCCGGGCACTCGGTTATCTTCTCTTATTACCCTGAAAAAATCATCTTTCTGAATGTCTCCTCCTATCTCCGTCCAGCTAGCTCCGTAGTCAGTAGATTTATAACTATAATTCCTGAAGTCATTGAATTTGTAGCGGGTTGAAGCGAAATAGACAGTTGCAGGGTCATGGGGAGAAACCTCCATCGAATGGATCATTGTCTCTGGTAATCCCTCGGGTGTGATATTGGTCCAGTTCTTCCCTCCATCTTTGGTGATATATACCAGGCCGC includes:
- a CDS encoding VIT1/CCC1 transporter family protein; translation: MENIKQQHENIHGNRGRLGKMQEYLGEFVYGGIDGAITTFAVVAGAAGASFDHTVIIILGLANLIADGFSMSVGAYLAQKSESDSYNKHRKIELWEIDKWPELEKDEIREIYREKGFQGKLLEEVVEVIAKDKEVWADEMMQGEHQMLPDGKSAIWVGVATFISFAIMGFIPLMVYVLPFMQTEEPLLLATILTLTAFVFIGYLKSYVTQTSAIRGVLETLLLGAIAASLAYFAGTVLEGMIG